The Engystomops pustulosus chromosome 3, aEngPut4.maternal, whole genome shotgun sequence region GTAACACAATTATGACTATGACTTATGAACAAGGCTTATAAAAGCTTCCGCGGGAGACCAGTCAGCAGATCACACTGGGGAAGTTTAGGATTTCACCACTAATTTACTTAATGAAAAGATAGAAGACTCCCGGGAGATGACCCTTGGCACCGCTCAGAGATCTCTGCTGGGCATCGCACAAAATGCAGAGAGGAGGCATGGGATCTGATCTGATCATTCTAAGCAAAGGGACAGTAAAATGCGTTTTATTTGAGCAATTTGCAAGATTTTTAGTAATTGAAACAAAGCAATACAAGATGGCATGAAGTCACACAATATAAATGTAATAATGACAGGCTACTCCAATTCAAGTTATATTTGTCAATGTGGTCAATGTGTGACCTACAAGGTTCTGTAACTACAACCAGAGGTCCAACATAATTGCAGCCCTGCTGGATTATCCGTGCAACTGTCTTGATTGGCTGCATGGCAGCATGACCTCTTAGATCTAAAGTGGTCATCTCCTATCCAAATGAACGATTATTATCATATTGTAGATGTTAGACACTAGGGACCCCCCATTAATTCAGCTGatcagctctgttctctgtgtagtggctggaaCTGAGCACTGTAGCACAAGTTCTGGTCCAGTAGACAGGGCTAAGCTGTAGTTTTTGAGGCCTCCCCTACACAAAGAGCAAAGCTAGGCATCTGAGACCATTCTTTGTGTTAGTTTTGGTTCCAGAAAACAACTCTTCTTTAAGAAATCAGTAATAACTATCTATGTAATCTTGATAAGATCCATGAAATATTATTGCAGATTTCATACATAAAGTATAACTTATACCCTGATGTACAAATTAGAGTCTATAAGGTACTATACATTGTActatataaataactatataaactGAACTTCTATCTACAGCTGTCTTTTCACTGGAAGCATCGCGGAATCTACAAGTGGGCGAGAAAGATTGACCTGGAGAATGATTTAGCCCATGAGGGAGTGAATGGAGTTCATTAAAGTAAAGATCCAATGTAAACACCTGACAAAAAAGTTATCTAAGCAATTCCAAACATCAAGAAAGAAACTTTTGTTCCATGTAGCGATGGTTATGGATAATTGcttcaaaaaacaacaaaaatggaTTTTCTGAGGAGTTTCGCTCTATAAAAAAACAAATCAAAACAAGGCTAAATTACCGTCACTTCCACTTTGCTGCTGTGTTTCCCGTTAGCTGCACCTTTGCAAGTGAAAGCTTACAAATTAGATTGCAATCCATTAACAGGAGACATCGACACCCCTAATCCTGTCTCGGGATCTTGTAATTGCTGTAATAAAAATAGTCAATTATACAACGCACTcatccaaaaattaaaaatgagtAATCTGACTGGAGAGATGAAGGAGAATCACTCTGAATGTGTACCCAACGCGGAGGTGGTCACCAAAGTTCTGCCTACTATGTATTCACTTGTCTTCATCGTGGGACTTCTTTTAAATGGACTAAATTTATGGATTTTTTGCTTCATTCCCAGTAAAAGGAGCTTCATTGTCTACCTGAAGAACATAGTGATTGCTGATCTTTTAATGATCCTCACTTTTCCGATGAAGATAGTTAGTGATGCAGGATTTGGGAATGAACAATTGCGTGTGTTTGTGTGCCGCTTCTCCGCTGTGGTTTTTTATCTGAACATGTACATCGGAATCATATTCTTGGGCATTCTGGGATTCGATAGATACTTCAAAATTGTGAGACCATTGAATGCTTCTACCTCTCTTCAGAGTGTCTTCTATAGTAAGCTCATATCTGCACTGGTATGGACACTTATGGCCTTGATTTCTATTCCTAATATGATCCTAACTGACCAAGAATACGACACAACGAAAAAGGTATCATGTGCCAAACTGAAGAGCGAGCTAGGCGTAAAATGGCACAAGGCATCAAATTATATCTGCATAGGAATATTTGTACTTGTGTTCTCCTTGTTGATCATATTTTATGTGTCTATCTCACGGAAAATATACCAATCCCACCAGAAGTTTAGAAGGGGCTCAAATGCCGGCAGAAAGTCCACCCGCAACATATATAGCATTTTGATCGTATTCTTTGTCTGTTTTGTTCCATATCATCTATGTAGAATTCCATACACAATAAGTCAGACTGGAAATGGTTACTCTTGTCAATACAGAAAAAACTTGTTCTATGTCAAAGAGGTGACTTTGCTTCTGTCGGCTGCA contains the following coding sequences:
- the P2RY14 gene encoding P2Y purinoceptor 14, encoding MSNLTGEMKENHSECVPNAEVVTKVLPTMYSLVFIVGLLLNGLNLWIFCFIPSKRSFIVYLKNIVIADLLMILTFPMKIVSDAGFGNEQLRVFVCRFSAVVFYLNMYIGIIFLGILGFDRYFKIVRPLNASTSLQSVFYSKLISALVWTLMALISIPNMILTDQEYDTTKKVSCAKLKSELGVKWHKASNYICIGIFVLVFSLLIIFYVSISRKIYQSHQKFRRGSNAGRKSTRNIYSILIVFFVCFVPYHLCRIPYTISQTGNGYSCQYRKNLFYVKEVTLLLSAANVCLDPIIYFFMCQPFRQMLFSKLGIADKHPETEKVSCKVSSSQPAFI